CTCCAGGGGACCCGCAGCCCCTCTCAGGGACACTGTCCCCCCTGCACTCCAGggacccacagcccctcccagggACACAGTCCTCCCTGCACTTCGGGGACCCACAGCCCCTCCGAGGGACACTGTCCCCCTGCACTCCAGGGGACCCCTTCCCTCCTGCACTTCCCCCCTGCACTCCAGGGGACCTGCAGCCCCTCCCAGGGACACAGTCCTCCCTGCACTTCGGGGACCCGCAGCCCCTCCGAGGGACACTGTCCCCCTGCACTCCAGGGGACCCCTTCCCTCCTGCACTTCCCCCCTGCACTCCAGGGGACCCGCAGCCCCTCTCAGGGACACTGTCCCCCCTGCACTCCAGggacccacagcccctcccagggACACAGTCCTTCCTGCACCCTGGGGACCCGCAGTCCCTCCCAGGGACACTGTCCCCCCTGCACTCCAGGGACCCACAGCCCCTCCAAGGGCGTGTGACTTCAGCTATTAGGTGACAAGTACAGCAAAGCCCCGAGTCAGAGCCATGGTTCGCTTGTTGAATAAGACAGTAAATGTGGCCTGACTGGAGCTGTTTCTCGAAAGAAAACCACCAGCATTTGTGTGACTCAGGTAAGGAATTTATTGAGCTTGCGGCCAGGGATCCAGGCTGGTGCTCAGTCCTGCTGATAGGGGACGTGGAACCCCAGGGTGGTCCCCAGGGGGAAGTGAGCGAAGAAGGTGCGGGCCAGGTCCTCCAACTGGGGGTAGGCTCCCAGGGTCTGGAAGTACTGCACATAGTTCCAGAAGTCAGAGGTGGAGAAAGGCCAGTAGGGCATGGCCGGTGGCTCGGCATAGGGGTCTGAAAGACACAACCACCTGCCTCAGGGCTGTCCCCGCTCGTCCTGCCCCGAGGCCGCCCCTCCACGATGCCTTAGGGCAGGTGGCCGGTGCCCGGCAGCCCCATGCAGTGAGGGGACCCTCCCAGCTGGACGCCAGGCCCCGGGCTATCCCTGATCCTCTGTGGCAGCATCCCGGAGCCTTGCCATCTGGACAGTGACCTGGGTTCTGCCTCTCGGGACTCATGGTCTGAGGGGACAGctcagggggaggagaagagggaaaaggaggacaaggagggagggggcgggaaaTCTGGCCCCTGTTCTGGAGACGCTGAGGATGGGGGAGCATCCCGGTGGGATTTCAGACGAGGCCACGGCCCCCAGCCCTGGAATCCAGATGCCGCTGCCCTGGGGTCGGACTCGGTGGGAGGGCCCTGGGGTGAGTCCGGTCCGAGGGCGAGGACGCGAAGCCTCGGGAGTTCAGAGGGTCTCTCCTGCCCTGTGCAGCCCCAGGTGGCTGGAAGGCAGGGCCCAGGGAAGAGACTCAGTCCCTCTGCTTGCACAGCTTGGCCTTGAGCTGACCCAGGCTCCTGCTTCCTTCGTTGGGGATAAGAAGCCAGCTCCCACCCAGCTCCCTcttctgaccccccccccccaaacacacaccagAAAAGGCCAGGAGGACAACACAATACCTCCCTCCTCCTGCACTGGCTTGGCTcctgcagaggaagagagagcagtcACCCTGGAGAACCCCCGAGGGTAGGACCCCACCGCACATGAGCTGCCCAAGCGGCCAGGGGGATGGCACGAGGGACAGAACCGCCACTCACCCGCCAGAGGCCCCAGCAGGAGGCAGAGGGCCACCCCTTGCGCCAAGCAGGCCTTCATCTTCCCCAGGTGCATCTTCCGCCAACCGATGGAGCTCCGGTCCCCCTGCAGCACGAGGACCCCAGAGGGTGAGACCAGCCGCCCGTGAGGGCCCCGGCTTCCTCCCAGCACCCCTGCCCCGGGCAGCTCCCTGGAAAACATCTCTGGAAAAAGGACAAGCTCTGAGTGTTTTCACAGCAATTTCGGTCTCGGTGGCTTCAGACGGTGGTCCTGAGGCTGagcccaccacccctcccccccgccccgtggcCGGCGGCGACCCCACACCTGCCCCCCGCAGAGGTTACTGGGATCCTGTTGTTCAGCCTCAGCCGGAACGGGGACAGGAGTCTGCCGCCAGCACGCAGGCCCCTCTTTATAAAAGGCCAGAGACAAGGAGGCAGACGTCACCTACGTGAGCTGTCAAACCGAATATTTCATCCCCGGCCAGAGCACTGAGGGCTTCTGTGACCTTGTTGGCAGCGGGACCTCGAGAGTCCACTTGTGGGAACCTGATCCAAGGATCAGATCCGGAGAAAAACATCTCCGCACAGGCACTGGGCACTGCTAGCATCTCCAGGACGGAATTCAACACCAGTACTCAGACGCGATTTCCTCTCCACCGGATAGAAAGACGTTCTGAGTCTGACGCTGAGGCTGAGGTCCCCCCTTACAGGAACAAGGTCATCACAGAGCGGCCCCTGGggggacaggcaggcaggcaggcaggacagGACCCTCGGGGAGCCGGGAGCAGCCTCAGctcagcaccccccacccccgccgacGGGACATGTTGAGCACAGTCCATACAGGAAGTGTGGGCATGCAGCCCCGCTTCGCATCCGCGGACTAGAGCCTTCCGGCTCACGCGCGACGATTAAGTCTATTGTCCGGAAGGCGGCTGTCTGGCCCCAGGGACACCATGGACGACTCCTAGCGTCTCCAGACCACTCTGATTACCCCTCAGGGCTGCTCCTCAAGACTGCGGCCATGCCTCGTGGCCCTGCCCACGGGGTCCCATCGCCCACGGAATCCACACAGCTGGGGGCACAGCATGTGGTCTGGCTGGTGGCGAGTGGCAGAGAGCAGGCCTTCCGTGATGGTTCCAGCCAACACACACCTGGTCTCCCCAAGTCTTTGCGCACCTGCCCGGACCCGGGACCGGCCTCCCGCACGGGCCATCTTTGCACAAACGGCTAGAACCGCTCCCGGTCTCCTGCGAATGCAGAGGACCCTCTGCCAAGTGGGCCCAGGCCAGCACTTCCGTCATCTGCACCCTGATCTACCCCATATATGTCCCCTGGGCTTTGGGCGCCACGTATGGGCATATGTGGACCCTCCTGGGGACACACGTTGTGCCTCGCTTTCTAAGTCACGTCTGAGCCTCAGGGTCTGGTCACGATCGGGGGTGGGGTCCTCAGGAGGATTAGCAGCCCCTGGCGGACGACAGCTCTGGGGGGGCTACAGGTTTTTCAAGCACGGGGGACTAACCCGCCAGATAGGGAGGAAGGACGCTTCTGCTGGCAAAGGAGACGCAGCTGAATGTAGGGGCTCAGGACCCCAGCTTCATCAGTCTCCCCACACGTCCCCGTCCAAGTGATAAGAGACGCATTCCTACCCAACAAACCCTGACCTTCACAAAAGATGGCCTAAGAGAGCAGAAGTTCAACTCTCCTTGTGAGTTTCAGACCCACCAGCTTAGaccttgggttttattttcagaaatctgGACTCCTCGCCTGCAAGACGTAATTCTTTTAGGGCAATTGTGTCAGGGTCCCCGAGACCACCCGGCTCGGTGATTCACTCGGGCCCCCCCAGACTCAGCACAGGCCGCGCTCCCGGCTGGGATTCACAACACAGAAATGGTAGGGCGCGCAGGAAGGGAGAAGTCGGGGGAGCAGGCCTGAGCTCCCGGGCGCCCTCCCTGTGCACTCACACGGGCCACCACCAGGTGCCTGTGAGAGACGCAGCGCCCGGGGTTTTAATCGGGGGCTGGGCACGGGGCCCCCCGGGCCTGGCGCGGATTCCGGGTGCCCGGGCAGAAGCGGGTGCTCAGCTCGAACCACGCCGCACAGACCGCACGGACGTCAGGGGGCAGCGAGGTCCTCTGATCCGTGAGTGCCAGCCGCGGGCCacccggcgggcgggcgggcgttCCGAGGAGAGCAGCGGGGCCTGCCGGTCAACCCTTTCTGCACAACACAGAAGCTTTGGGTTCCTTATCTGGCCCCTGAGCTGGGAATTTTGAGCTCCGAGCTCATAATTTGCTTTCCCCACATTCTCCGGCACACTTAGAAACCACCAACCAACCCCATAGCCCTCGCTTCCACTGCTAAGTGGCCTGTGGCCTTAGCCACAAAGCCCGGCTTTCTGTAGCCCGTTGGCTCCGGGGACGGCAGCGCCCTGTTCCGCTGCGAACGGCACTGCGGTCGGGCCAGAGAACCAATTCCCGATTCCATCCCGAACCCGATCCCCTGGGGATGAATCCCTCCGGGCTCCAGTATTCCACCCACGTGGCCCCTGGGCGTCCCGCGGGACGTGAGGTTTATTGCAGAGCCGGACCCGGGAGCACGGGGGCTGAGGAAGCCCCGACGCGTGGCCTGCGCGTCTGTGGGGGCCGGGGCCTCGGAGGTCTCGGAGGTGGGCGGCGGCCGTGCCGGGCCGGGCAGGGCGTGGAGGGCACAAGGACCTGCCGGCAGACCCGTCGCGCCTCGCCGCGCCAGAGGGTGATAGCTCTTTGTTCATCGCTGACCGCTCCCCGCCCGAAGATGACGCCCAGGGAGCCGTTCCCATGATGTcgggaaaaaggaaataaaccgCCTGTACTTTATCTTTATAgctattttcttaattaaaaaaaccccaacctGGAAAGCGTCTACAAGTGATGAGCGGTGATGGTATTGGGTGGGAGAGCCGTGGGGAtactagttttgttttctttctgggcGTATGTATATCCCTTGGCTTAGCACTTACGTGGTGGGGACAAAACCTTACAGACCGCCGCCAATAGCTCCCTCTTACCGAGTCCTTCAAGCCACTCTCCTTTGCTGGCCTGTACACAGACCTTCCTGAGACCCACCTGGGGGACCCCACCTGGAGGGCCCCACCTAGAGAGTCCCAGCTGGAGAGTTCCACCTGGAGAATCTCAGCTGGAGGGCCCCACCTGGAGAATCCCACCTGGAGGACCCCACCTTGGAGGCCAACTCCTCTGGCCCTGGACAAGGGCCCCTTCTCCCCCTCACCCACCAGCTCTCCCACAGTGCCCCTTGCCGGGGGTCTGCACGGCCAGCCTTGCATCACTCTTGTTCTGCGGGATCCCTAGAGCAATGGTCCTCACACTGCACCCAGATCAGATGGTCCAGGGATCTGTTAAATCCAGGTTCCGATCTAGCAGGTTGAGGGgagggcctgggaatctgcattccTAACAAGCTCCTGGGAGATGCCCACGCTACCAGCCCCTAGAGCACATTTAGGGTCTCGAGGCAGGTTCTCAAGCTGGGCAGggtcagaatcacctgaaggagCTGCTCTCAGAACGATGTCGGGGACATGTTAGAGGGCAGAGGTCCTGGTGCCACCCCGCAGAGTTCTGCCCCAAGGGCTCGCGGCTGGGCCCGGGACTCTGCATGTCTGCCATGTTACCAAGGGTGCTGAGCAGGTTCAGGGCCAGGCTCCGAGAGCCACCGTCGGAAGCAGAGGTTTGAACCCTGACCGCACAGCAGACCACCCACGGAGCTGCTCAGCCGTGGGGATTTCAGCTCTGTCTCCACGGGCAGGATTTACTCTAACGGGTCCAGGTGGGGCCCAGCGTGCTGTTGCCTGGGGGTGGTCAGGCCCCCTGCTCCTCCGgcccctgcccctgtcctgcaCGGGACTCTCCCTGCAGATGCACGGGAGGCCTgcaaggacccccccccccccccccccccctgtagCTCTGGTTGCATAACCGGGTCTTCGTGGACACGGGTCTGCCCCCAGGCTAACCCAGGGGAGGGCTGTGGTCTCTGCCAGACGAGCAGGAAGGGAGCAAGCCAGGTGGCTGGCCCGGGAGCCTTCTGTCCCCTGCTGCTTCGCCTGAATGACCCAGGTGCGTCCTCCCCAGCCGGCACAGCGACACTCCTGTCATGAGGTCTCGGGGCGCCCTCTGCCGTCTGACTCGGGAACACTAAGCGTGGCCTCTCGCTGAGGTCACTGGGAGCTGCAGACACCCAGGCTTCGGCCCCGGAGGACAAGGCCCAGCCCACCTCAGATCTCCTGGAAGGGTGGGCAGGACCCCAGGGCTCACAGCCCTTCCAGCCGTCCCCGCGCAAGCCCGAGCCTTGCTCCTTATTAAGTCCCAAAGACATAGGTCCTCCTACCCATGGGCTCCTTCTGGATGTGCCTCTCCTTGGACCCTTCCTGCAGCTGCCACCAGCTCAGCCCCCATCCACGGCCTCGGTTTGCTTCTGGAAACGTCCACactgctcctcccctccagcctggGAACCTGAGCCCTGGCTGCAGGCCTGCTCCCAGGGTGCCTTCCGGCCAGCCGGCCGGCCTTCGGGCCCCTGCGCTGTGCCCCGCTGCTCCAGCACGGGGGGCCTCCGTCTCCGCCCTCCCCGAGCCCGGGAGCTTTGCCCCCTCTGGAGCCTCCGCCATCCCCAGCGCACAGTCACTCTGCCCCACgtcctgccctcctgcctggcCATGTGTTCGAGCCACTTTCCGAGCCACCGGCTGCTCGAGCGTTCCCGAGTGTCTCGGGCCTGGAACGCTCCTGTCGCCCCGTGGGTGGGGCTTGGTGACGTGCTGACGGGCTGAACACACGGCGGGGCGGTGCCCGGCCTGGGGCCCCCCGTGCGCGTTAGGGCCACATCCTGCAGGCCTCTTCTCACTCGGCTGTAACCTGGGCGTCTGGGCCAGCGCCTGGCTGTGTGTGCCGTTCTCCGGGTCCCCTTGGGAAGCACCAGCCCCTCTGCACCTGCAAGTGAGGGGGCGCTTCTCACACTCACCTGTTTTGTCCCCAGATTCACGGTTTCTGACTGTGCGTGTCGTTTTGAGAAAAGGATTTAATTAAATATCATAGAATCTAATGAACATGAAAAGAGTGTTGTGGATGAAAACAAAGTTGCTTTGGAAAGGCCCACTCGAGGTGGACGTTTCTGGAAACTACTGTCAAGTTAGATGTGGCCTGGACGATGCCGAGTTTGGGGCCAAAGTCCTCACATTCCCCGGGGACCTGCCTTCAGCGTCCCCCATCGGAGAAAACCAGACCCTAAAATCTTGGCTGGCGCATCCCCGCCGCGGGCACCAGGGGGCGCCATCCCCACGGGAATCCTCGCAGGCCAGAAGGCGCCGTGCCCAGAGGATTGACGGTCAAGACGGGTACCGTGTAGATTTGAAAGCTAAGATGTGTAAGGTCCATACGATTCTTCGTAAAACTCATCTTTGTCTTTAGCTGATTTGTGAGAACTTCTGATCGGGTCCCAGTTTGGTCCCCGAGAGGGCTTCTCCTGAGCCCGGGACACCTGGGCCTGGGGTGGCATTGAGGCCAGGCAGTGGGGACCCGTCAGGATTCTAGGGTGGACTCATAAAATACGGGAGGACTCGATGCTAACAAAGCACTCACTGATTATTTGAAATTCGAATCTAAACGGgaaacctgtatttttatttgctaaatctggcaatccCACGTGTGTGGCTCTGGGAGACGGGGCCCCAGT
This Lynx canadensis isolate LIC74 chromosome C1, mLynCan4.pri.v2, whole genome shotgun sequence DNA region includes the following protein-coding sequences:
- the OTOS gene encoding otospiralin — encoded protein: MKACLAQGVALCLLLGPLAGAKPVQEEGDPYAEPPAMPYWPFSTSDFWNYVQYFQTLGAYPQLEDLARTFFAHFPLGTTLGFHVPYQQD